The Mercurialis annua linkage group LG2, ddMerAnnu1.2, whole genome shotgun sequence genome contains a region encoding:
- the LOC126668010 gene encoding oleate hydroxylase FAH12-like, translated as MGGGGRMSTTPSENGDVRGSSHTKRVPHTKPPFTLGQLKKAIPTHCFKRSLIQSFSYVVYDLALSFLFYYIATNYFHRLPSPLPFVAWPVYWIFQGCILTGVWVIAHECGHHAFSDYELVDDIVGLILHSALLVPYFSWKFSHRRHHSNTASLDRDEVFVPKPKSKIAWYSKYLNNPPGRVLSLAATLAIGWPLYLTFNVSGRHYDRFACHYDPYGPIFSDRERIQIYISDIGIFTTTFVLYQATMAKGLAWVICVYGIPLLIVNSFLVMITYLQHTHPALPHYTSSEWDWLRGALSTVDRDYGVLNKVFHNITDTHVAHHLFSTMPHYHAMEATKAIKPILGEYYRFDGTPVYKALWREAKECLFVEPDEGSPNQGVVWYHNKY; from the coding sequence ATGGGAGGCGGTGGACGAATGTCAACTACGCCAAGCGAGAATGGTGATGTTAGGGGAAGCAGCCACACCAAGCGAGTTCCGCATACGAAACCGCCCTTCACACTTGGCCAACTCAAGAAAGCTATCCCAACTCATTGCTTTAAACGTTCACTTATTCAATCATTTTCCTATGTAGTTTATGACCTTGCTTTATCTTTCCTTTTCTACTACATTGCCACTAATTATTTCCATCGCCTTCCTTCTCCGCTTCCCTTTGTCGCTTGGCCCGTATATTGGATTTTCCAAGGCTGCATTCTCACCGGTGTTTGGGTCATTGCTCATGAATGTGGTCACCATGCTTTTAGTGACTACGAATTAGTAGATGACATTGTTGGCCTAATTCTCCATTCAGCCCTCTTAGTTCCCTACTTCTCATGGAAATTTAGCCATCGTCGCCATCACTCTAACACCGCGTCTCTTGACCGAGACGAAGTTTTTGTCCCGAAACCAAAGTCCAAAATCGCATGGTATTCCAAGTATTTAAATAACCCGCCAGGTCGAGTTTTAAGTCTCGCGGCAACACTTGCTATAGGGTGGCCTTTGTACTTAACCTTTAATGTCTCGGGAAGACATTATGATCGGTTCGCTTGTCATTATGATCCTTATGGTCCGATTTTTTCTGATAGGGAAAGGATTCAAATTTACATTTCTGATATTGGGATTTTCACTACTACATTTGTGCTCTATCAAGCTACCATGGCGAAAGGGTTAGCTTGGGTTATATGCGTCTACGGTATACCTCTTCTTATCGTTAATTCTTTTCTTGTTATGATCACATATTTGCAGCACACTCACCCAGCATTACCGCATTATACCTCGTCGGAATGGGATTGGCTACGGGGAGCATTGTCGACAGTCGATAGAGACTACGGGGTGCTGAACAAAGTATTCCATAATATCACAGATACTCATGTAGCCCATCATCTATTTTCCACAATGCCACATTATCACGCAATGGAGGCAACAAAAGCAATCAAGCCTATCCTCGGCGAGTACTATCGGTTTGATGGTACTCCGGTTTATAAGGCGTTGTGGAGGGAGGCAAAGGAGTGTTTGTTCGTCGAACCCGATGAGGGATCTCCAAACCAAGGTGTGGTCTGGTACCATAACAAGTATTAA